A single window of Liolophura sinensis isolate JHLJ2023 chromosome 6, CUHK_Ljap_v2, whole genome shotgun sequence DNA harbors:
- the LOC135466874 gene encoding uncharacterized protein LOC135466874, producing MGQEVFGSDHVTVSSDRAPNIVQQDQVSGNSSPGEHSDSQNMPWKRAKVDQSPECVEVSTSSSSSCCRRGLDFNSNISPAKHTSPQCITSSGLSSPWKQKKFMFVKIDKPLDNDDELSDSLPDLEEITENPENDNFSSPPVLERYNAVVSEVEPYHETATETLGLVNRTCISSPDTEKTPVRSGSSLDRSDSKKAPPKYAFNLSAKLSSVQVRELLSKMPSQVTNKTLASSGKEQCVNRAQKEEEYDYDSKSTYSNDEDRHFLDVLDFSPSKKMKMVSAYGSTVAKSTSPIVSFSETANQPVGIVQNKRQPQTNLDRTGSITAPAPRIFFDLTKFRQKNRQASTVRRQYCLQKGSFKPTCSLTKADLVKRNRKILYPALVTEFALPEEFVGVVDHDRKFSAAQVNAIDAAMEDGECFMNHVMDLAQAFSLNNMPPQSVVGHVYHEGLLNSTSMNQSYKAFNTLSFIQRKFPSAIRVDWTWIDNVMDKLGHGHASLSTDQCCIVNCCLALRLILQVFRGELCTIDLSDPVLIRKTQAYKVLSGDHELGRLKQLTDWVARVLTSGEYEELCEAYINLQLEGDNCPAPNWHWPDCVSTEAVTITMGEIKPVLPYLQQLLEIGVLISSSNIDCARRLADSFVQVFYYLPNLEHKKLFLQTMSSDLLRFKVCQLFMEAHCDVSPCCTDFPPTLQDMIECLFRASPPQSQHTPPTTPSEEDDFESNVSAHTKVSPESCEQLCMLQYYALCSYLKCTKSQCNKALRRRGSTHVEKIQYKVNQVDKQTLQYDLQGAVESLRISLIEAAGAITPLTEHYLVMMMCLT from the exons ATGGGACAGGAAGTCTTTGGCAGTGACCATGTAACGGTGTCATCAGACAGAGCGCCAAACATTGTCCAGCAAGATCAGGTGTCCGGAAACTCAAGTCCAGGTGAACATTCTGACAGCCAAAACATGCCCTGGAAGAGAGCTAAGGTTGATCAGAGCCCTGAATGTGTTGAAGTTTCAACTTCATCAAGTAGTTCGTGCTGCAGGAGAGGGTTAGATTTCAACAGTAATATCTCACCTGCCAAACACACTTCACCCCAGTGTATAACAAGCTCTGGGCTTTCTTCCCCTTGGAAACAGAAAAAGTTCATGTTTGTTAAAATAGACAAACCATTGGACAATGATGATGAACTTTCTGATTCTTTGCCAGACTTGGAAGAAATTACAGAAAACCCAGAAAATGATAACTTCTCAAGTCCGCCTGTCTTGGAGCGATACAATGCTGTTGTCTCAGAGGTAGAGCCATACCATGAAACTGCGACAGAAACCCTGGGCCTGGTAAACAGGACCTGTATAAGCTCTCCTGACACTGAAAAGACACCTGTCAGATCTGGCAGCTCATTGGATAGAAGTGATTCCAAAAAAGCTCCCCCAAAATATGCGTTTAATTTGTCTGCTAAGTTGTCCAGTGTACAGGTACGTGAACTTCTTTCAAAGATGCCAAGTCAAGTGACAAACAAAACCCTTGCATCTAGTGGTAAAGAACAATGTGTGAATAGAGCTCAGAAAGAAGAAGAATATGACTACGATTCTAAGAGCACATATTCCAATGATGAGGATAGACATTTTTTAGATGTTCTGGATTTCTCTCcgtcaaagaaaatgaaaatggtgTCTGCATATGGGAGCACTGTTGCGAAAAGTACTAGTCCCATTGTTTCTTTCAGTGAAACGGCAAACCAACCTGTGGGTATAGTGCAGAACAAAAGGCAGCCCCAAACAAATTTGGACAGAACAGGCTCTATAACAGCACCTGCTCCTAGAATATTCTTTGACTTGACCAAATTCCGGCAGAAAAATAGACAGGCAAGCACTGTCCGAAGACAGTATTGTTTGCAGAAGGGTTCCTTTAAACCGACATGTTCTTTAACCAAAGCGGACTTAgtgaaaagaaacagaaaaatattgTATCCTGCTTTAGTGACAGAGTTTGCTCTGCCAGAAGAATTTGTCGGAGTAGTTGACCATGACAGAAAGTTTTCAGCTGCTCAGGTGAATGCTATAGATGCAGCCATGGAAGATGGAGAATGTTTTATGAATCATGTCATGGATCTTGCTCAGGCATTCTCTTTGAACAACATGCCTCCTCAGTCTGTGGTTGGACATGTGTACCATGAAGGTTTGCTCAACAGTACCTCTATGAACCAGAGCTATAAAGCTTTCAACACACTCTCCTTTATTCAAAGAAAGTTCCCGAGTGCTATCAGAGTTGACTGGACTTGGATAGATAACGTCATGGACAAATTGGGGCATGGCCATGCTTCTCTAAGTACTGACCAGTGTTGCATTGTGAACTGTTGCCTTGCACTTCGGCTCATACTTCAAGTTTTCCGTGGGGAACTGTGCACAATAGACTTGTCCGACCCAGTCCTTATTCGAAAGACTCAAGCTTACAAAGTGCTTTCGGGTGATCACGAATTGGGTCGTCTCAAACAACTTACAGACTGGGTGGCAAGAGTGCTAACTAGTGGGGAGTATGAGGAACTGTGTGAAGCCTACATCAATCTTCAGTTAGAAGGAGATAACTGTCCAGCTCCTAACTGGCACTGGCCAGACTGTGTCTCCACCGAGGCTGTCACCATAACTATGGGAGAGATCAAACCAGTGCTACCCTATCTACAACAGTTGCTGGAGATTGGCGTTCTCATCAGCAGCAGTAACATAGACTGTGCTCGGCGGCTGGCCGACAGCTTTGTCCAGGTATTCTATTATTTGCCTAACCTGGAGCACAAAAAGCTTTTCCTGCAGACAATGTCCTCTGACCTACTCAGGTTCAAGGTGTGCCAGCTGTTCATGGAGGCTCACTGCGATGTGAGTCCGTGCTGTACGGATTTCCCACCCACACTGCAGGATATGATAGAGTGTCTGTTTCGTGCATCACCACCCCAGAGTCAGCACACCCCACCCACAACCCCATCAGAGGAGGATGACTTTGAGAGCAACGTATCAGCGCACACAAAAGTCTCCCCAGAGAGCTGTGAACAGCTGTGTATGCTCCAGTACTATGCACTTTGCAGCTATCTAAAGTGTACTAAAA GTCAGTGCAACAAGGCCCTGAGGCGACGTGGAAGCACACATGTGGAGAAGATCCAGTACAAGGTGAACCAAGTGGACAAGCAAACTCTGCAGTATGACTTACAGGGTGCCGTTGAGTCATTACGGATCTCACTGATAGAGGCAGCAGGGGCGATAACTCCTCTCACAGAACACTATTTGGTCATGATGATGTGCCTAACGTAA
- the LOC135466875 gene encoding ultra-long-chain fatty acid omega-hydroxylase-like, producing the protein MIFLSSLGLVAGTIAIPLLIWVCGCVYRLVKVLWSFQTAAAKIHNLPRHWLLGTLPKIKEIGYPNMLPYFVEEVKKHKLKTLIFWRGRFNPNVLVTHPKSVGEILRTTEPKNRSFQAIYNLIQPWVGEGLLVSSGRKWERNRKLLTPAFHCKALQPYQKVYNEAADILLSKFKKASCTGESFEVFDPVALCTLDVMLRCAFSFEDNIQEKGGLHPYVRAVKRMATLIVQRDLQPLNYINWIYALTKDGQEFKQHCDYVHTFADEIIEKRQHQLLSESDVNKKPHLDFLDILLAARDEDGVGFSRVDMRAEVDTFLFEGHDTTASGTSWAMYALAKYPDIQEKVYQEVRDVLGDRKDVEMPDLQKMTYTAMFIKEVFRMYTPVPIIGREVSKPLVIDGVELPVGMKIIISLFIMHHNPDVWENPEEFRSERFAEDKFSSRDPYSFVPFSAGPRNCIGQNFALNEEKVLVARIVNGFRLELDTDHEIVMVPELVMRSQNGIKVKVYPRA; encoded by the exons ATGATATTCCTGTCCTCCTTAGGCCTTGTTGCGGGAACAATTGCGATTCCACTGTTGATCTGGGTGTGTGGCTGCGTTTACAGGCTGGTTAAAGTGCTGTGGAGCTTTCAGACAGCAGCTGCAAAGATCCACAACCTCCCCAGACACTGGCTTTTGGGAACTCTTCCTAAG aTCAAAGAAATAGGCTATCCAAACATGCTACCGTATTTTGTGGAAGAAGTCAAGAAGCACAAATTAAAGACGTTGATATTTTGGAGAGGCAGATTCAACCCAAACGTCCTTGTGACCCACCCGAAATCTGTAGGAGAAATTTTGCGCACCACAGAACCAAAGAACCGTTCCTTTCAGGCTATATACAACCTTATCCAGCCATGGGTAG GAGAAGGCTTGCTAGTCAGCAGTGGGCGAAAATGGGAGCGAAACCGGAAGTTGCTAACACCGGCTTTTCACTGCAAAGCCTTGCAGCCGTACCAGAAGGTTTATAACGAGGCAGCGGATATTCTGTTG TCCAAGTTCAAAAAAGCGTCGTGCACAGGAGAAAGCTTTGAAGTGTTTGACCCAGTGGCTCTGTGTACTTTAGACGTCATGTTGAGGTGTGCCTTTTCTTTTGAGGACAATATTCAGGAAAAGGG AGGGCTTCATCCGTATGTGCGAGCCGTGAAGAGAATGGCAACTCTTATAGTCCAAAGAGATCT CCAACCTCTTAACTACATTAACTGGATTTACGCATTAACAAAAGATGGCCAGGAATTCAAGCAGCACTGTGACTACGTACATACATTTGCCGACGAAATTATCGAGAAACGACAACATCAACTG ctcagCGAATCAGATGTCAACAAAAAGCCCCATCTGGATTTTCTAGACATTCTATTGGCTGCTCGAGACGAGGACGGAGTCGGCTTCTCCAGAGTTGACATGAGGGCAGAAGTGGACACATTTCTGTTTGAAG gGCATGACACTACAGCGAGTGGCACATCCTGGGCAATGTACGCTCTTGCCAAGTACCCGGATATCCAGGAAAAGGTATACCAGGAGGTTCGTGACGTGCTGGGCGACAGAAAAGACGTTGAAAT GCCTGATCTGCAAAAAATGACTTACACGGCCATGTTCATCAAGGAAGTCTTTAGAATGTACACCCCAGTACCTATTATTGGTAGGGAAGTTTCAAAACCACTGGTGATTGACGGCGTCGAACTACCGGTTGGTATGAAGATAATCATTTCCTTGTTCATCATGCATCACAATCCCGATGTCTGGGAGAACCCAGAG gAATTCCGATCAGAAAGATTTGCTGAAGATAAATTTTCAAGTAGAGATCCTTATTCCTTTGTGCCATTTTCAGCGGGACCGAG gAATTGCATCGGACAGAACTTTGCGCTGAACGAAGAGAAGGTATTGGTTGCGCGCATAGTCAACgg ATTCCGCCTAGAGTTGGACACAGACCACGAGATCGTCATGGTTCCAGAACTGGTCATGCGCTCCCAGAACGGTATCAAGGTCAAGGTCTATCCAAGGGCATGA
- the LOC135467328 gene encoding cytochrome P450 4B1-like, with protein MYKATPSTPLDHVALYGAHLNDQDVIRKTHLDFLDILLAARDDNGVGFSKVDMRAEVDTFSFEGHDTTANGTSWAIYALAKYPDIQEQVHREVREVLGDRKDYSWADLQKLTYTSMFIKEVLRMFSPVPGIGREVSKPLVNDGVELPFGMTIIISLFVMHHNPDEFRPERFAKEKFSRRDPYSFVPFSAGPRNCIGQNFSMNEEKVLLARIVNRFRLELDTDHDIVMIPELIMRAQNGIKVNVYPRT; from the exons ctTAATGACCAAGATGTCATCAGGAAAACCCATCTGGATTTTCTGGATATCTTATTGGCTGCTCGTGATGATAACGGAGTTGGATTTTCCAAAGTGGATATGAGGGCAGAAGTAGACACGTTTTCATTTGAAG gGCATGACACAACAGCGAATGGCACATCCTGGGCAATCTACGCGCTTGCAAAGTACCCCGATATCCAGGAGCAGGTGCATCGGGAGGTCCGTGAAGTGCTGGGCGACAGAAAAGAC tacaGCTgg GCCGATCTTCAAAAATTGACATATACATCGATGTTTATCAAAGAAGTCTTGAGAATGTTTTCTCCAGTACCCGGTATTGGTAGGGAAGTTTCAAAACCACTGGTGAATGACGGAGTCGAACTTCCATTTGGGATGACTATAATCATTTCCCTGTTCGTCATGCATCACAATCCCGAT GAGTTCCGACCAGAAAGATTTGCTAAAGAAAAGTTTTCAAGAAGAGATCCTTATTCTTTTGTGCCATTTTCAGCAGGGCCGAG GAATTGTATAGGACAGAACTTTTCTATGAACGAGGAGAAGGTACTGCTGGCACGCATTGTCAATAG GTTTCGCCTGGAGTTGGACACAGATCACGATATTGTCATGATCCCTGAACTGATCATGCGTGCCCAGAACGGCATCAAGGTCAATGTCTATCCAAGGACGTGA